A single region of the Rhodanobacter sp. LX-99 genome encodes:
- a CDS encoding hemolysin III family protein, translating to MSATSGAVIPRYSFGDELASSIIHGLGVALSIAGLATLVAFAALHGNALTVVACAVFGTSLVLLYTASTLYHSISVAAAKPALRMLDHIAIYVLIAGTYTPFTLVALPGAWGWSLFVAVWALALAGTALELGLLKRYRKLAVLLYVGMGWIGMVAFEPLSRHLQAGGTVLLLAGGLAYTLGVPFYLWRRLPYHHALWHVFVLAGSVLHFLAVLLYVIPDAPA from the coding sequence ATGTCCGCCACCTCCGGCGCGGTGATCCCGCGCTACAGCTTCGGCGACGAGCTTGCCAGCAGCATCATCCACGGCCTCGGCGTCGCGCTCAGCATTGCCGGGCTGGCGACGCTGGTGGCATTCGCGGCCCTGCATGGCAATGCGCTGACCGTGGTGGCCTGCGCGGTGTTCGGCACCTCGCTGGTGCTGCTGTACACCGCTTCCACGCTGTACCACTCGATCTCCGTGGCGGCCGCCAAGCCGGCGTTGCGCATGCTCGACCACATCGCGATCTACGTGCTGATCGCCGGCACCTACACGCCGTTCACCCTGGTCGCCCTGCCCGGGGCGTGGGGCTGGAGCCTGTTCGTGGCCGTGTGGGCGCTGGCGCTGGCCGGTACCGCGCTGGAGCTGGGTCTGCTCAAGCGTTATCGCAAGCTGGCGGTGCTGCTGTACGTGGGCATGGGCTGGATCGGCATGGTCGCGTTCGAGCCGCTCAGCCGGCACCTGCAGGCCGGTGGCACCGTACTGCTGCTCGCCGGCGGCCTGGCCTACACGCTGGGCGTGCCGTTCTACCTGTGGCGGCGGTTGCCGTATCACCACGCGTTGTGGCACGTGTTCGTGCTGGCCGGCAGCGTGCTGCATTTCCTGGCCGTGTTGCTGTACGTGATTCCCGACGCGCCGGCATGA
- a CDS encoding ferredoxin--NADP reductase produces the protein MVAMATEHVIDVRHWNDNLFSFRTTRDPGFRFDSGQFVMIGLETDGRPLMRAYSIASASWEEHLEFFSIKVPDGPLTSRLQHLQPGDPLIVTRKPTGTLVLTDLKPGKHLYLLGTGTGLAPFMSIIRDPDTYQRFDRIVLAHGVRRVDDLAYADYLENQLPQHEYLGELVRGKLIYYPTVTREPFRHHGRITDAIADGAMSTATGLPPLNPATDRVMLCGSPAMLDDLSALLDGRGFQASPRTREPGDYVIERAFVEK, from the coding sequence ATGGTGGCAATGGCAACCGAGCACGTGATCGACGTGCGGCACTGGAACGACAACCTGTTCTCCTTCCGCACCACCCGCGACCCGGGTTTCCGCTTCGACAGCGGCCAGTTCGTGATGATCGGGCTGGAAACGGACGGCCGCCCGCTGATGCGCGCGTACTCGATCGCCAGCGCCAGCTGGGAGGAACACCTGGAGTTCTTCTCGATCAAGGTGCCCGACGGCCCGCTCACCTCGCGCCTGCAACACCTGCAGCCCGGCGACCCGCTGATCGTCACGCGCAAGCCCACCGGCACCCTGGTGCTGACCGACCTCAAGCCCGGCAAGCATCTCTACCTTCTCGGCACCGGCACCGGGCTGGCGCCGTTCATGAGCATCATCCGCGACCCGGACACCTACCAGCGCTTCGACAGGATCGTGCTGGCCCACGGCGTGCGCCGGGTCGACGACCTGGCCTACGCCGACTACCTGGAAAACCAGCTGCCGCAGCACGAATACCTGGGCGAGCTGGTGCGCGGGAAACTGATCTATTACCCCACCGTGACGCGCGAGCCGTTCCGCCACCACGGCCGCATCACCGACGCGATCGCCGACGGCGCGATGAGCACGGCAACCGGCCTGCCGCCGCTGAACCCGGCAACCGACCGCGTGATGCTGTGCGGCAGCCCGGCGATGCTGGACGACCTGAGCGCCCTGCTCGACGGCCGCGGCTTCCAGGCCTCGCCGCGCACGCGCGAGCCGGGCGACTACGTGATCGAGCGGGCGTTCGTGGAGAAGTAG
- a CDS encoding sigma-54 dependent transcriptional regulator: MLGQSKAIQAVRAQLQRYAGCDVQVLIEGETGTGKELAAREIHYASARRDHPFVPVNCGAIPDSLIENELFGHDRGAFTDAKGAQPGLIDHARGGTLFLDEVDTLSDKGQVTLLRFLQDNEYRPVGGGAARVSDARIIAATNASLERQVAAGRFRRDLHYRLNALYLRLPPLRERGDDVALLAGHFVDAVAARLRGPAKQWGEDALQALLAYAWPGNVRELDNVALRAYMCSEGPIIGLAELAAAEPALAGAGAMPRRRANEPDLGFSAAKLHAIRKFEHDYLTRLMQQACGNISAAARLSGTERRQLGKLLLKHGIETKQFRPH, translated from the coding sequence ATGCTCGGCCAATCCAAGGCGATCCAGGCGGTACGGGCGCAATTGCAGCGCTACGCCGGCTGCGATGTGCAGGTGCTGATCGAAGGCGAGACCGGTACCGGCAAGGAACTGGCGGCGCGGGAAATCCACTACGCCAGCGCGCGCCGCGACCATCCGTTCGTGCCGGTCAACTGCGGCGCGATTCCCGACAGCCTGATCGAGAACGAACTGTTTGGGCACGACCGCGGCGCCTTCACCGACGCCAAGGGCGCCCAGCCCGGCCTGATCGACCATGCGCGCGGCGGCACGCTGTTCCTCGACGAGGTCGACACGCTCTCGGACAAGGGCCAGGTGACCCTGTTGCGCTTCCTGCAGGACAACGAATACCGCCCGGTGGGCGGTGGCGCGGCGCGGGTGTCGGACGCGCGCATCATCGCCGCCACCAATGCCAGCCTGGAGCGCCAGGTGGCGGCCGGACGCTTCCGTCGCGACCTGCACTACCGGCTCAACGCCTTGTACCTGCGGCTGCCGCCGTTGCGCGAACGCGGCGACGACGTGGCCCTGCTGGCCGGCCATTTCGTCGACGCCGTCGCGGCGCGGCTGCGGGGGCCGGCCAAACAGTGGGGCGAAGATGCCCTGCAGGCGCTGCTGGCGTATGCCTGGCCGGGCAACGTGCGCGAGCTGGACAACGTCGCGTTGCGTGCCTACATGTGCAGCGAGGGGCCGATCATCGGCCTCGCCGAACTGGCGGCGGCCGAGCCGGCCTTGGCCGGCGCGGGCGCGATGCCCAGGCGCCGCGCCAACGAGCCGGACCTCGGTTTCAGCGCGGCCAAGCTGCACGCCATCCGCAAGTTCGAGCACGACTATCTCACCCGGCTGATGCAGCAGGCCTGCGGCAATATCAGCGCCGCCGCCCGTCTGTCCGGCACCGAGCGCCGCCAGCTCGGCAAGCTGCTGCTGAAACACGGCATCGAGACCAAGCAGTTCCGGCCGCACTGA
- a CDS encoding FAD/NAD(P)-binding protein, with protein sequence MFRRVAIIGGGAAAATLLSELLERESLQPLQLDWFTGGDTPARGVAYGTTSERHLLNVRAASMSMFAGKPRGFLDFVQRDDPAIAGTDFLPRRRYGDYLEAEVARALLQGKAHGHHVNIIPFAVDALVPERDGVTVIHGEESHPADAAVLALGALPPQPLAGVSAAALASGRYVVDPWRLLANTGALQPPPRKVVLIGLGLTAVDVLLELSAQWPQAEFVAISRHGRFPEAHLHAAAAPADDGVALVEAMRDAPEIRRWMRLLREAIALEGTEWRAIVDSLRPHLPSLWAELSPEQRARFMRHARWAWERVRHRMPPQIHEAITALERDGRLQRQRGRVHAVDVAGTTLQLTVGHAGATHLLDADLVIQTVGLDTDLRRSNHRLVSQLLTNAHIAPDPLGLGVQADSDGHLRHGEQYWPNLFAIGSLLRGTLWESTAMPEIRQQARHLADQLLS encoded by the coding sequence ATGTTTCGACGGGTCGCCATCATCGGCGGCGGTGCCGCGGCCGCCACGTTGCTCAGCGAGCTGCTGGAGCGCGAGTCGCTGCAGCCGCTGCAACTGGACTGGTTCACCGGCGGCGACACGCCGGCGCGCGGGGTCGCCTATGGCACCACCTCGGAGCGCCACCTGCTGAACGTGCGCGCGGCCTCGATGAGCATGTTCGCCGGCAAGCCGCGTGGCTTCCTGGACTTCGTGCAGCGCGACGACCCCGCCATCGCCGGCACCGACTTCCTGCCGCGCCGCCGCTACGGCGACTACCTCGAAGCGGAAGTGGCGCGCGCGCTGCTGCAGGGCAAGGCGCACGGGCACCACGTCAACATCATCCCGTTCGCGGTCGACGCGCTGGTGCCCGAGCGCGATGGCGTCACCGTGATCCATGGCGAGGAAAGCCATCCGGCCGACGCCGCCGTGCTGGCGCTGGGCGCGCTGCCGCCGCAGCCGCTGGCCGGGGTCAGCGCCGCCGCCCTCGCCAGCGGCCGTTACGTGGTCGATCCCTGGCGCCTGCTGGCCAACACCGGCGCGCTGCAACCGCCGCCGCGCAAGGTGGTGCTGATCGGGCTGGGGCTGACCGCGGTCGACGTGCTGCTGGAATTGTCCGCGCAATGGCCGCAGGCCGAATTCGTCGCGATCTCCCGCCACGGCCGCTTTCCCGAGGCGCACCTGCACGCCGCCGCCGCACCGGCCGATGACGGCGTCGCGCTGGTCGAGGCGATGCGCGACGCGCCGGAGATCCGCCGCTGGATGCGCCTGCTGCGCGAGGCGATCGCCCTGGAAGGCACCGAATGGCGCGCCATCGTCGACAGCCTGCGCCCGCACCTGCCCAGCCTGTGGGCCGAACTGTCGCCAGAACAGCGTGCGCGCTTCATGCGCCACGCGCGCTGGGCGTGGGAGCGCGTGCGCCACCGCATGCCGCCGCAAATACATGAAGCGATCACCGCGCTGGAACGCGACGGCCGGCTGCAACGCCAGCGCGGCCGCGTGCACGCGGTGGACGTCGCCGGCACCACGCTGCAATTGACCGTGGGCCACGCCGGCGCGACCCACCTGCTGGATGCCGACCTGGTAATCCAGACCGTTGGCCTAGATACCGACCTGCGCCGCAGCAACCATCGGCTGGTCAGCCAGCTGCTCACCAATGCGCACATCGCCCCCGATCCGCTCGGCCTCGGCGTGCAGGCCGACAGCGACGGCCACCTGCGGCACGGGGAGCAGTACTGGCCGAACCTGTTCGCCATCGGCAGCCTGCTGCGCGGCACGCTGTGGGAATCCACCGCGATGCCGGAAATCCGCCAGCAGGCGCGCCACCTGGCCGACCAGCTGTTGAGCTGA
- a CDS encoding cysteine dioxygenase family protein yields the protein MGKHQHTLKTLRAIALEHATAEHPDLATMARELGRVVHQDASALATRLASLRQRRHGFERWLLAERSKPPISVLVLAWPPNHATPVHDHAGLWGLEMTLVGALEVQSYRRDADSGELSLHGRNWLGPGDGVWFEGDRGQAHRCRNLSRHDTALSLHVYGGDLAEYFAYEQAEPTGRWVAQPQRSVIAGRLPG from the coding sequence ATGGGCAAGCACCAGCACACCTTGAAGACCCTGCGCGCGATCGCGCTCGAACATGCCACCGCCGAACATCCCGACCTCGCCACGATGGCGCGCGAACTGGGCCGCGTGGTGCATCAGGATGCGTCGGCGCTGGCCACCCGGCTGGCCTCGCTGCGCCAGCGCCGGCACGGTTTCGAACGCTGGCTGCTGGCTGAGCGCAGCAAGCCGCCGATCAGCGTGCTGGTACTGGCATGGCCGCCGAACCACGCCACTCCCGTACACGACCACGCCGGCCTGTGGGGCCTGGAAATGACCCTGGTGGGCGCGCTGGAAGTGCAGTCGTACCGCCGCGACGCCGACTCCGGCGAGCTGAGCCTGCACGGCCGCAACTGGCTCGGCCCGGGCGACGGCGTCTGGTTCGAAGGCGACCGCGGGCAGGCGCACCGCTGCCGCAACCTGTCGCGGCACGACACGGCACTCTCGCTGCACGTCTACGGCGGCGACCTGGCAGAATATTTCGCCTACGAACAGGCCGAGCCCACCGGGCGGTGGGTCGCGCAGCCACAGCGCAGCGTCATCGCTGGCCGCCTGCCCGGCTGA
- a CDS encoding TfoX/Sxy family protein codes for MNVPASLAALRRELEDAATHLGRPHELRFKPMFGGLMAWLDEQPCAWLTPGGLALKVAPADQPALLRIEGTARLIAKPGAAPSRHYIVLPAALSRDTVQLAGWLARSAAGAVRNAR; via the coding sequence ATGAACGTGCCGGCGAGCCTCGCGGCCCTGCGCCGCGAACTGGAAGATGCGGCCACCCACCTGGGCCGGCCGCACGAGCTGCGCTTCAAGCCGATGTTCGGCGGGCTGATGGCCTGGCTCGACGAGCAGCCGTGCGCGTGGCTGACCCCGGGCGGACTGGCGCTGAAGGTGGCGCCGGCCGACCAGCCGGCGCTGCTGCGGATCGAGGGCACGGCGCGGCTGATCGCCAAACCCGGTGCGGCGCCGAGCCGGCACTACATCGTGCTGCCCGCCGCGCTCAGCCGCGATACCGTGCAGCTCGCCGGCTGGCTGGCGAGGAGCGCGGCCGGGGCGGTGCGGAACGCGCGCTGA
- a CDS encoding phage tail sheath C-terminal domain-containing protein — protein sequence MPSALTYPGVYIEEIPSGVRTITGVATSITAFVGRAARGPIDADAESPVIINSYGDFERNFGSLDPAYPMGYAVRDFYLNGGAQAAIVRLYKGTDGKPAKAAIAIANLPLEAATAGSWGNQLRVRVDSNVSADIAASFGLAVGDLFNLTVRDMASGTQESFLNLSVKESPRRADRVLKAGSSLLRVASSLTLPATAVPAAHLDPDAGKTVWEQDKSSTGVAAADQAADSAALDDNAYLGNADAKTGIYALKKADLFNLLCIPPDVRGGNTSKTVYQNAMALCVERRALLIVDAPNDWGSAGAVTPAVLAALGLGGTAARNAALYFPRVIESDPKRQGQLDTFVPCGIVAGVMARTDTQRGVWKAPAGIDAALNGVQGLAVTLNDAENGMLNPLGVNCLRSFPLVGPVAWGSRTLRGADLLADEYKYVPVRRLALFIEESLFRGTQWVVFEPNDEPLWSQIRLNVGAFMQNLFRQGAFQGKTPNDAYFVKCDKETTTQNDINLGIVNIVVGFAPLKPAEFVVIQLQQMAGQIQT from the coding sequence ATGCCATCTGCGCTCACCTATCCGGGCGTCTACATCGAGGAGATTCCCAGCGGCGTCCGCACCATCACCGGTGTGGCCACCTCGATCACCGCCTTCGTCGGCCGCGCCGCGCGCGGACCGATCGACGCCGACGCGGAAAGCCCGGTCATCATCAACAGCTACGGCGACTTCGAGCGCAACTTCGGCTCCCTCGACCCGGCCTATCCGATGGGCTATGCCGTGCGCGACTTCTACCTCAACGGCGGCGCGCAGGCGGCGATCGTGCGGCTGTACAAGGGTACCGACGGCAAGCCGGCGAAGGCGGCCATCGCGATCGCCAACCTGCCGCTGGAGGCGGCCACGGCCGGCAGCTGGGGCAACCAGTTGCGCGTACGCGTCGACAGCAATGTATCGGCCGACATCGCCGCCAGCTTCGGGCTGGCGGTCGGCGACCTGTTCAACCTGACCGTGCGCGACATGGCCAGCGGCACCCAGGAGAGCTTCCTCAACCTCAGCGTGAAGGAGAGCCCGCGCCGCGCGGACCGCGTGCTGAAGGCGGGCTCTTCGCTGCTGCGCGTGGCGTCGTCGCTGACCTTGCCCGCCACTGCCGTGCCCGCCGCGCACCTCGACCCGGACGCCGGCAAGACCGTGTGGGAGCAGGACAAGTCCTCCACCGGCGTCGCCGCGGCCGACCAGGCCGCCGACAGCGCGGCGCTGGACGACAACGCTTACCTGGGCAATGCGGACGCCAAGACCGGCATCTACGCGTTGAAGAAGGCCGACCTGTTCAACCTGCTGTGCATTCCGCCGGACGTGCGCGGAGGCAACACGTCCAAGACGGTCTACCAGAACGCGATGGCGCTGTGCGTGGAACGTCGGGCGCTGCTGATCGTCGATGCGCCGAACGACTGGGGCAGCGCCGGCGCGGTCACCCCGGCGGTGCTGGCGGCGCTGGGCCTCGGCGGCACGGCCGCGCGCAACGCCGCGCTGTACTTCCCGCGGGTGATCGAATCGGACCCGAAGCGCCAGGGCCAGCTCGACACCTTCGTGCCCTGCGGCATCGTCGCCGGGGTGATGGCGCGCACCGATACGCAGCGCGGCGTGTGGAAGGCGCCGGCCGGCATCGACGCGGCGCTGAACGGCGTGCAGGGGCTGGCCGTCACGCTCAACGACGCCGAGAACGGCATGCTCAACCCGCTCGGCGTGAACTGCCTGCGCAGCTTCCCGCTGGTCGGCCCGGTGGCGTGGGGTTCGCGCACGCTGCGCGGCGCCGACCTGCTCGCCGACGAATACAAGTACGTGCCGGTGCGCCGGCTCGCGCTGTTCATCGAGGAGAGCCTGTTCCGCGGCACCCAGTGGGTGGTGTTCGAGCCGAACGACGAGCCGCTGTGGTCGCAGATCCGCCTCAACGTGGGCGCCTTCATGCAGAACCTGTTCCGCCAGGGCGCGTTCCAGGGCAAGACGCCGAACGACGCCTACTTCGTGAAGTGCGACAAGGAAACCACCACGCAGAACGACATCAACCTCGGCATCGTCAACATCGTGGTCGGCTTCGCGCCGCTCAAGCCCGCCGAGTTCGTGGTCATCCAGCTGCAGCAGATGGCCGGCCAGATCCAGACCTGA
- a CDS encoding DUF4255 domain-containing protein: MSNVLAIAATTRTLRNLLLAQMPALDAELSDLEVTLQPPDVARKGISKAQLNLFLYQVVANAAWRNLDLPGQVRPGETAPPPLALNLHYVITAWGRGENDNDAISHRVLAAAMSTLHDRGVLDGNDIRNALPDNDLASQIERVRVTPLPQSVDELSRLWTAFQTNYRASAVYEAAVVLIDSQAAMRAPLPVLRRGPQDRGVIATASAAAVLEALDYPRHQAAVRLGEDIVLNGRQLATDHSLARFSSLRLDAPIDIAPQPGDAAGTLRVHLADTADDADAVARWAPGIYTVALLVQPPGLPPLLSNELPLVLAPRIALGSLAAAAGDFALNLTCTPRIRDGQRVFLLFGDRLLAPASLGNPADTHQPTALVFQLTGVAAGTYTVRLRVDGADSIPVDFSSSAPAFAADQQVVVS, translated from the coding sequence ATGAGCAACGTGCTGGCCATCGCCGCGACCACGCGCACGCTGCGCAACCTGCTGCTGGCGCAGATGCCGGCACTGGATGCGGAATTGAGCGACCTGGAAGTGACCCTGCAGCCGCCCGACGTGGCGCGCAAGGGCATCAGCAAGGCGCAGCTCAACCTGTTCCTGTACCAGGTGGTCGCCAATGCCGCCTGGCGCAATCTCGACCTGCCCGGCCAGGTGCGTCCCGGCGAGACCGCGCCGCCGCCGCTGGCGCTGAACCTGCACTACGTGATCACCGCCTGGGGTCGCGGCGAGAACGACAACGACGCGATCAGCCATCGCGTGCTGGCCGCCGCGATGAGCACCCTGCACGACCGCGGCGTGCTCGACGGCAACGACATCCGCAACGCGCTGCCGGACAACGACCTGGCCAGCCAGATCGAGCGCGTGCGCGTCACCCCGCTGCCGCAGAGTGTGGACGAGTTGTCCCGGCTGTGGACCGCGTTCCAGACCAACTATCGCGCCTCGGCCGTCTACGAGGCGGCGGTGGTGCTGATCGACAGCCAGGCGGCGATGCGCGCACCGCTGCCGGTGCTGCGGCGCGGCCCGCAGGATCGCGGCGTGATCGCCACCGCGTCCGCCGCCGCGGTGCTGGAGGCGCTCGACTACCCGCGCCATCAGGCTGCCGTGCGCCTCGGCGAGGACATCGTGCTGAACGGGCGCCAGCTCGCGACGGATCATTCGCTGGCCCGCTTCAGCAGCCTGCGCCTGGACGCGCCGATCGATATCGCGCCGCAACCCGGCGACGCCGCCGGCACGTTGCGCGTGCATCTCGCCGACACCGCCGACGATGCCGATGCCGTCGCGCGCTGGGCGCCGGGCATCTACACCGTGGCCCTGCTGGTGCAGCCGCCGGGACTGCCGCCATTGCTCAGCAACGAGCTGCCGCTGGTGCTGGCGCCGCGCATCGCGCTCGGCTCGCTCGCCGCCGCGGCCGGCGACTTCGCCTTGAACCTGACCTGCACGCCGCGCATCCGCGACGGCCAGCGCGTGTTCCTGCTGTTCGGCGACCGCCTGCTGGCGCCGGCCAGCCTCGGCAACCCGGCCGACACGCACCAGCCGACCGCGCTGGTCTTCCAGCTCACCGGCGTGGCCGCGGGCACGTACACCGTGCGCCTGCGCGTGGACGGCGCCGACAGCATCCCGGTCGACTTCAGCAGCAGCGCGCCCGCGTTCGCCGCGGACCAGCAGGTGGTCGTGTCATGA
- a CDS encoding phage tail protein yields the protein MAQFSVNAQRFDPYKNFKFRVKWDGRYVAGVSKVSGLKRTTEVVKHREGGDPSSTRKSPGRTEYEAITIERGVTHDTEFEKWANKVWNFGAGLGAEVSLKDFRKDLILEVYNEAGQLALAYKLYRCWVSEYQAMPDLDANANAVAIQHLKLENEGWERDVGVPEPAEPSFTVPAG from the coding sequence ATGGCTCAGTTCAGCGTCAATGCGCAGCGCTTCGATCCGTACAAGAACTTCAAGTTCCGGGTGAAATGGGACGGCCGCTACGTGGCCGGCGTCAGCAAGGTGTCGGGCCTGAAGCGCACCACCGAGGTGGTCAAGCACCGCGAGGGCGGCGACCCCAGCAGCACGCGCAAGTCGCCCGGGCGCACCGAGTACGAGGCGATCACCATCGAGCGCGGCGTCACCCACGACACCGAGTTCGAGAAGTGGGCGAACAAGGTGTGGAACTTCGGCGCCGGGCTCGGTGCGGAAGTCTCGCTGAAGGACTTCCGCAAGGACCTGATCCTGGAGGTCTACAACGAGGCCGGCCAGCTCGCGCTCGCCTACAAGCTGTACCGCTGCTGGGTATCGGAGTACCAGGCGATGCCGGACCTGGACGCGAACGCGAACGCGGTGGCGATCCAGCACCTGAAGCTCGAGAACGAGGGTTGGGAGCGCGACGTCGGCGTGCCGGAGCCGGCCGAGCCAAGCTTCACCGTACCCGCCGGCTGA
- a CDS encoding DUF456 domain-containing protein, which produces MDIALYVLAALLIVGGLAGAVLPALPGIPMLFGGIWLAAAVDGYRHLGLWWLLIIGALGTLGVVVDFVASTLGAKRVGASKLALWGAALGTLVGMFFGIPGLLLGPFLGALAGELASGTSVLRSTHVGIGTWLGLLFGTLVKLVLSFVMVGLFGLAMLFG; this is translated from the coding sequence ATGGATATCGCGTTGTATGTGCTGGCCGCGCTGCTGATCGTCGGCGGCCTGGCCGGCGCCGTGCTGCCGGCGCTGCCGGGCATCCCGATGCTGTTCGGCGGGATCTGGCTGGCCGCCGCGGTGGACGGCTACCGGCACCTGGGCCTGTGGTGGCTGCTGATCATCGGCGCGCTCGGCACGCTCGGGGTGGTCGTCGACTTCGTCGCCAGCACGCTCGGCGCCAAACGGGTGGGCGCCAGCAAGCTGGCCCTGTGGGGCGCGGCGCTGGGCACCCTGGTGGGCATGTTCTTCGGCATCCCGGGCCTGCTGCTCGGGCCGTTCCTCGGCGCGCTCGCCGGCGAGCTGGCTTCCGGCACCAGCGTGCTGCGCTCGACCCATGTCGGCATCGGCACCTGGCTGGGCCTGCTGTTCGGCACCCTGGTCAAGCTGGTGCTCTCGTTCGTGATGGTCGGCCTGTTCGGACTGGCGATGCTGTTCGGCTGA
- a CDS encoding energy transducer TonB: MSSASLAVAHRTHPDRARIAAISAAIALNLAVIVIASRPTGPALFHAIEQVNPIPTIHFIEPKPLLPPPPPVEMTPLPHPPAAPVAHTRPLPANPPAVVPGTEGNVAAPPAAIPTLLPSATAPGPALTAPVEASLAYRSAPLRFPTRALQQRMQGTVLLRVLVDETGKPVQVSVEHGSGYLLLDRSAAEQVLAGWRFQPAVVSGQAVRAWARVPVTFSLRE, encoded by the coding sequence ATGTCGTCCGCAAGCCTGGCCGTAGCTCACCGTACCCACCCCGACCGTGCACGCATCGCCGCCATCAGCGCCGCGATCGCACTCAACCTCGCCGTGATCGTGATCGCCTCGCGACCGACCGGCCCGGCGCTCTTCCACGCGATCGAACAGGTCAACCCGATACCCACGATCCACTTCATCGAGCCGAAACCGCTGCTGCCTCCGCCGCCACCGGTCGAGATGACGCCCTTGCCGCATCCGCCCGCCGCGCCTGTCGCGCACACACGGCCGTTGCCGGCCAACCCGCCGGCCGTCGTGCCGGGTACCGAAGGCAACGTCGCCGCGCCGCCGGCCGCCATTCCGACCCTGCTGCCGAGCGCCACTGCGCCCGGGCCGGCACTGACGGCGCCGGTCGAGGCCAGCCTGGCCTACCGCTCGGCCCCGTTGCGCTTCCCCACCCGCGCCCTGCAGCAGCGCATGCAGGGCACAGTGCTGCTGCGCGTGCTGGTGGACGAGACCGGCAAACCGGTGCAGGTATCGGTGGAGCACGGCAGCGGCTACCTGCTGCTCGACCGCAGCGCCGCCGAGCAGGTGCTGGCCGGATGGCGTTTCCAGCCGGCAGTGGTGAGCGGACAGGCGGTGCGCGCGTGGGCGCGGGTGCCGGTGACGTTCAGCCTGCGCGAATAG